From a region of the uncultured Desulfatiglans sp. genome:
- a CDS encoding hypothetical protein (Evidence 5 : Unknown function): protein MHMDDVTGRTGTPPKVPLRGAEGRKE from the coding sequence GTGCACATGGACGATGTGACCGGCCGGACCGGGACCCCCCCGAAGGTGCCGCTCAGAGGAGCCGAAGGACGGAAAGAATAA
- a CDS encoding Isochorismatase hydrolase: protein MGDRFLLGKEQVLLVLIDLQERLAAAMEEKVKEMVVGNCLHLLEAARVLHLPVLVTEQYPRGLGPTLEEIRSALTVFQPFEKTTFDCCREIGFIEKVAAAGRPSLLLAGMEAHICVLQTALGLMRAGYIVQVVQDAVCSRTKENFRMGIAEMRDAGAVITATETVLFKLLVKAGTEPFKAISKRLK, encoded by the coding sequence ATGGGTGACAGATTCCTTCTTGGGAAAGAACAGGTCCTGCTGGTCCTGATCGACCTCCAGGAGAGACTCGCCGCCGCCATGGAGGAGAAGGTGAAAGAGATGGTCGTCGGCAACTGCCTCCACCTGCTGGAGGCCGCCCGAGTGCTCCACCTCCCCGTCCTCGTGACCGAGCAGTATCCCAGAGGCCTGGGCCCCACCCTGGAGGAGATCCGGAGCGCTCTGACCGTTTTTCAACCGTTCGAAAAAACCACTTTCGACTGCTGCCGGGAGATCGGGTTCATCGAAAAAGTGGCGGCGGCGGGCAGGCCTTCGCTTCTTCTGGCGGGCATGGAAGCCCACATCTGCGTCCTCCAGACCGCCCTCGGCCTGATGCGTGCCGGATACATCGTCCAGGTCGTGCAGGACGCCGTCTGCTCCCGCACGAAGGAGAACTTCAGGATGGGGATTGCGGAGATGCGCGATGCCGGGGCCGTCATCACCGCCACCGAAACCGTTCTCTTCAAACTCCTCGTCAAGGCGGGCACCGAACCTTTCAAGGCCATCTCGAAGCGGCTGAAATAG
- the acs gene encoding acetyl-CoA synthetase (Evidence 2a : Function from experimental evidences in other organisms; PubMedId : 10894724, 11359578, 12473114, 1390767, 1479344, 20353449, 21941, 7751300, 9473056; Product type e : enzyme), whose product MVDESIKVLMSEERTFPPPAAFSRTAHIRSMAEYEALYKRSAEDPEGFWGEMAETHLSWYRKWDKVWDWDFHKPYIRFFVNGKLNASYNCLDRHLGGSTRNKAAIIWEADDGSYRTYTYQQLAYEVNRFANVLKKNGIKKGDRVTIYLPMIPELVIAMLGCARIGAIHSIVFGGFSPQSLQDRILDCQSSMVVTADNGVRGGRLVPLKANADEAVKACPFVNRMIVVHRAGDAAMDPKRDVWWHDEMASPEVGNVCEPEVMDAEDPLFILYTSGSTGKPKGVLHTTGGYLLYTTLTFKWIFDYHDEHIHFCTADIGWVTGHSYIVYGPLAAGATSLMFEGIPTYPNAGRFWEIVDKHQANIIYTAPTAIRALMREGTSWVTRHDLSSLRLLGTVGEPINPEAWMWYYEHVGKSRLPIVDTWWQTETGGILITPLPGAMTLKPGSACRPFPGVFPKVVKEDGTPAGKNEGGYLIIEKPWPGMLRGTYGDPENKRIKEVYFSRLPGVYLTGDGARVDDDGDYWLMGRIDDVINISGHRLGTAEVESALVSHEAVAESAVVGFPHDVKGEGIYVFVTLKEGFQPSDELKKTLIQHVRKVIGPIASPDKLQFAPGLPKTRSGKIMRRILRKIAQGQLDELGDTSTLADPSVVDNLVKERL is encoded by the coding sequence ATGGTCGATGAAAGCATCAAGGTGTTGATGTCGGAAGAGCGGACCTTCCCGCCCCCGGCAGCATTCAGCAGAACGGCGCATATCCGCAGCATGGCGGAATACGAGGCGCTGTACAAACGCTCGGCCGAAGACCCGGAAGGGTTCTGGGGCGAAATGGCCGAAACGCATCTGAGCTGGTACCGGAAATGGGACAAGGTCTGGGATTGGGATTTCCACAAACCTTATATCAGATTCTTCGTAAACGGCAAATTGAACGCCTCTTACAACTGCCTCGACCGCCACCTCGGAGGGTCCACCCGCAACAAGGCGGCCATCATCTGGGAAGCGGACGACGGCAGCTACCGGACCTACACCTACCAGCAGCTCGCCTACGAAGTGAATCGCTTCGCGAACGTGCTCAAAAAGAACGGGATCAAGAAGGGGGACCGCGTCACCATCTATCTCCCCATGATCCCGGAGCTCGTCATTGCCATGCTGGGATGCGCGCGGATCGGGGCAATCCACAGCATCGTCTTCGGCGGGTTCAGCCCGCAGTCCCTTCAGGACCGGATCCTCGACTGCCAGTCGAGCATGGTGGTCACCGCCGACAACGGCGTCCGAGGCGGCCGGCTCGTCCCGCTCAAGGCCAACGCCGACGAGGCCGTCAAGGCGTGCCCGTTCGTCAATCGGATGATCGTCGTCCACCGGGCCGGGGATGCGGCCATGGACCCCAAGCGGGATGTCTGGTGGCACGACGAGATGGCCTCCCCCGAGGTGGGCAATGTCTGCGAACCCGAGGTGATGGATGCGGAAGACCCCCTCTTCATCCTCTACACGTCGGGGTCGACCGGCAAGCCGAAGGGCGTTCTCCACACCACCGGCGGCTATCTCCTCTACACCACGTTGACCTTCAAGTGGATCTTCGACTACCATGACGAACATATCCACTTCTGCACGGCGGACATCGGCTGGGTGACCGGGCACAGCTATATCGTCTACGGGCCGCTCGCGGCCGGCGCGACCAGCCTCATGTTCGAAGGGATCCCGACCTACCCGAACGCCGGCCGTTTCTGGGAGATCGTCGACAAGCATCAGGCCAACATCATCTACACCGCCCCGACCGCCATCCGGGCCTTGATGCGTGAAGGGACCTCCTGGGTCACCCGCCACGATCTCTCCTCTTTGCGCCTGCTGGGAACCGTCGGGGAACCCATCAACCCCGAGGCCTGGATGTGGTATTACGAGCACGTAGGGAAAAGCAGGCTTCCGATCGTCGACACCTGGTGGCAGACGGAAACGGGAGGGATACTGATCACGCCCCTTCCCGGGGCCATGACCCTCAAGCCCGGATCGGCCTGCCGCCCCTTCCCCGGTGTTTTTCCAAAGGTCGTCAAGGAGGACGGGACCCCGGCCGGGAAGAATGAAGGCGGCTATTTGATCATCGAAAAGCCCTGGCCCGGGATGCTCCGAGGGACTTACGGCGACCCGGAAAACAAACGGATCAAGGAGGTCTACTTTTCCCGGCTCCCGGGGGTCTACCTGACCGGTGACGGCGCGCGGGTGGACGACGACGGGGATTACTGGCTCATGGGGCGGATCGATGACGTCATCAACATCTCCGGACACCGCCTCGGAACCGCGGAGGTGGAGTCGGCCCTGGTCAGCCACGAGGCAGTGGCCGAATCCGCCGTGGTGGGCTTTCCCCACGATGTCAAGGGCGAAGGGATCTATGTCTTCGTGACCTTGAAGGAGGGCTTCCAGCCGAGCGACGAACTCAAGAAGACCCTCATCCAGCATGTCCGCAAGGTGATCGGCCCCATCGCATCCCCGGACAAACTGCAGTTCGCGCCCGGGCTCCCCAAGACACGCAGCGGCAAGATCATGCGCCGCATCCTGCGTAAGATCGCCCAGGGGCAGCTGGATGAGCTCGGGGACACCTCCACCCTGGCCGACCCGTCGGTCGTCGACAACCTGGTGAAGGAGCGGCTCTGA
- a CDS encoding hypothetical protein (Evidence 5 : Unknown function) — MYFLGGSMNLGADALSRAEGFEAASPLAGKIIACGSSKENPGAGAKSDRGFWHRS, encoded by the coding sequence ATGTACTTCCTGGGGGGATCCATGAACCTGGGCGCGGATGCCCTCTCTCGAGCGGAGGGCTTCGAGGCGGCCTCACCGCTCGCAGGCAAGATCATTGCATGTGGCTCATCAAAAGAAAATCCGGGCGCAGGTGCAAAGTCCGATCGAGGCTTTTGGCACAGATCTTGA
- a CDS encoding Symporter has product MGILAWTWIIVGLSFSLYISIAIWAKAKTTGDFYVAERRVPPVLNGMATGADWMSAASFISMAGLISFMGRDGAMYLMGWTGGYVLLAMLLAPYLRKYGKFTVPMFVGERYYSNAARVVAVLCAIFVSFTYVAGQMRGVGIVFSRFLEVSINTGVVIGMAIVFFYAVLGGMKGITYTQVAQYCVLIVAYMLPAIFISIMLTGNPIPQLGFGSSLSEGGQQLLGTTGGYLLDKLDLLQQDLGFKAYTGAGAKSTIDVFMITFALMVGTAGLPHIIIRFFTTPTIRGARASAGWALFFIALLYTTAPAVASFARFNLLLSVNDRAYEQAPQWIKNWSKTGLIAWKDKNGDGKIQYAPGNAFAGKIAFAKTPDGQVEIGPYGEQVVSTPQTPIETSRNELYVDQDIMVLANPEIAKLPNWVVALVAAGGLAAALSTAAGLLLVIAAALSHDLIKSILAPSTSEKMELVYARIGAGVAVLIAGYFGIHPPGFVAQVVAFAFGLAASSFFPLIIMGIFWKRATKEGAIAGMICGILFTAIYIIYFKFINPELNNAAHWLWGISPEGIGTIGMLINFIVMFVVSKITKEPPQEVQRMVESLRYPRTI; this is encoded by the coding sequence ATGGGTATCTTAGCATGGACCTGGATCATTGTCGGGTTGTCCTTTTCCTTGTACATCAGCATCGCCATATGGGCCAAAGCCAAGACGACCGGAGACTTCTACGTGGCCGAGCGGCGCGTCCCGCCGGTCCTCAACGGCATGGCGACCGGGGCGGACTGGATGTCCGCGGCCTCGTTCATCTCCATGGCCGGTCTGATCTCCTTCATGGGGCGCGACGGCGCCATGTACCTGATGGGCTGGACGGGCGGGTACGTGCTCCTCGCGATGCTCCTCGCCCCCTATCTCCGCAAGTACGGAAAATTCACCGTCCCGATGTTCGTGGGCGAGCGGTACTACTCCAATGCCGCCCGCGTGGTGGCCGTCCTCTGCGCGATCTTCGTTTCGTTCACTTACGTGGCTGGCCAGATGCGCGGCGTCGGTATTGTCTTTTCTCGCTTCCTTGAGGTCAGCATCAACACGGGGGTCGTCATCGGCATGGCGATCGTCTTCTTCTACGCCGTTCTCGGCGGCATGAAGGGCATCACCTACACCCAGGTCGCCCAGTACTGCGTGCTGATCGTCGCCTATATGCTGCCGGCCATCTTCATCTCCATCATGCTGACCGGGAACCCGATCCCGCAGCTGGGCTTCGGGAGCTCGCTCAGTGAAGGGGGGCAGCAACTGCTGGGAACGACCGGCGGCTATCTTCTGGACAAGCTCGATCTGCTGCAGCAGGACCTCGGATTCAAGGCCTACACCGGCGCCGGCGCCAAGAGCACGATCGACGTTTTCATGATCACCTTCGCCCTGATGGTGGGCACCGCGGGGCTGCCCCACATCATCATCCGCTTCTTCACCACCCCGACCATCCGCGGGGCGCGTGCCTCGGCCGGCTGGGCCCTCTTTTTCATCGCCCTCCTGTACACCACCGCCCCGGCGGTCGCCTCGTTCGCCCGCTTCAACCTGCTTCTGAGCGTCAACGACAGAGCTTATGAACAAGCCCCCCAATGGATCAAGAACTGGTCGAAGACCGGTCTGATCGCGTGGAAGGACAAGAACGGCGACGGGAAGATCCAGTACGCTCCAGGCAACGCCTTTGCAGGGAAGATCGCCTTCGCCAAGACACCCGACGGGCAGGTCGAGATCGGCCCATACGGCGAGCAGGTGGTCTCGACCCCGCAGACCCCCATCGAGACAAGCCGCAACGAACTCTACGTGGACCAGGACATCATGGTCCTCGCCAACCCGGAGATCGCCAAACTCCCGAATTGGGTGGTGGCCCTGGTCGCCGCAGGAGGCCTTGCGGCAGCCCTCTCGACCGCCGCCGGCCTCCTCCTCGTGATCGCAGCGGCCCTTTCGCACGACCTGATCAAGAGCATCCTGGCCCCGTCGACCTCTGAAAAAATGGAGCTGGTCTACGCCCGGATCGGCGCCGGAGTGGCGGTTCTCATCGCGGGCTACTTCGGCATCCACCCACCGGGCTTCGTAGCGCAGGTGGTCGCCTTCGCCTTCGGTCTGGCGGCCTCCTCCTTCTTCCCCCTCATCATCATGGGGATCTTCTGGAAGCGGGCCACCAAGGAAGGCGCCATCGCCGGCATGATCTGCGGAATCCTCTTTACGGCGATCTACATCATCTATTTCAAATTCATCAACCCCGAACTCAACAACGCCGCCCACTGGCTCTGGGGCATCTCCCCCGAAGGCATCGGCACCATCGGCATGCTCATCAACTTCATCGTCATGTTCGTGGTCTCCAAGATCACAAAAGAGCCCCCGCAGGAGGTGCAGCGGATGGTGGAGAGCCTACGCTACCCGAGAACCATCTGA
- a CDS encoding putative solute symporter protein (Evidence 3 : Putative function from multiple computational evidences): MEAKQNFAAYWRMNLTYVVILLSIWFLVSYVCGILLADALSHIYIGGFRLGFWFANQGSEVIFVILIFVYVKLMNNLDKRFDVEEK, from the coding sequence ATGGAAGCGAAGCAGAATTTTGCGGCCTATTGGCGGATGAATCTGACCTACGTGGTCATCCTGCTGTCCATCTGGTTTCTGGTTTCCTATGTCTGCGGCATCCTGCTCGCCGATGCACTCAGCCACATCTATATCGGCGGGTTCAGGCTGGGTTTCTGGTTTGCCAATCAGGGTTCCGAAGTCATTTTCGTCATCCTGATCTTTGTTTACGTGAAGCTGATGAACAATCTCGACAAACGGTTCGATGTCGAAGAAAAGTAA
- a CDS encoding putative DNA polymerase III, epsilon subunit (Evidence 3 : Putative function from multiple computational evidences): MINLFRRKTRSEPTTGPGDRSDLPASDASYVILDTELTGLDRKRDSILSIGAIEMTEGRIEMGRTFYRLVRPGSEMKHDAIVIHEITPSEVVEKPLIDDIISEFVAFCGDAVLVGHYVSIDLHFINRELKRILGAPLTNPVLDTLTLVDWIRWNTPNQGDENFTPKNYQLYEIAKDLGIPVQGAHNALMDAFMTAQVFQRLLPRLTRQGIRTLGELLKVGNPSRKLNQPGMVI; encoded by the coding sequence TTGATCAACCTTTTCAGGAGAAAGACCCGCAGCGAGCCCACAACCGGCCCAGGGGACAGATCGGATCTTCCGGCCTCGGACGCCTCCTATGTCATCCTGGACACCGAGCTGACGGGCCTCGACCGGAAGCGGGATTCCATCCTGTCCATCGGCGCCATCGAGATGACCGAAGGACGGATCGAGATGGGGAGGACCTTTTATCGTCTGGTCAGACCGGGCAGCGAGATGAAGCACGACGCGATCGTCATCCACGAGATCACGCCGTCCGAAGTGGTCGAAAAACCGCTCATCGACGACATCATCTCCGAATTTGTGGCGTTCTGCGGAGACGCGGTCCTGGTGGGCCATTACGTCAGCATCGACCTCCACTTCATCAACCGCGAACTCAAACGCATTCTGGGCGCACCGCTGACCAACCCGGTGCTCGACACGCTGACCCTGGTGGACTGGATCCGCTGGAACACCCCGAACCAGGGAGACGAGAACTTCACCCCCAAAAACTACCAGCTCTATGAGATCGCCAAGGACCTGGGCATCCCCGTGCAGGGTGCCCACAACGCCCTGATGGACGCCTTCATGACCGCCCAGGTCTTTCAGCGCCTGCTGCCGCGGTTGACACGCCAGGGTATCCGGACGCTCGGCGAGCTTCTGAAGGTAGGGAACCCTTCACGGAAGCTCAACCAGCCGGGCATGGTGATCTGA
- a CDS encoding putative nucleotidyltransferase family (Evidence 3 : Putative function from multiple computational evidences), whose amino-acid sequence MDREDIIRFLTRSPLFQDLEPGILQDLADRLEVETHRGGSVIHEPAGPAVDRLRIIKEGAVKITLPFGRNDDALIDYRGTGEILGFLSLLTGGRPRGEAVTLEDTTFFVLDRATTLNLLKSQPAFAQQFFSDFYNRYVHKPHREIGKKKLLYGGGERLLFTTPVGELVKRALITASEDISIREAAEIMMAHRIGSLVLLNALGLPSGIVTNKDFRDRVVSRNRDVSQPVRRIQSVSLVKAEAAEHCIEALFKMLHYNIRHLLVVEGGRLKGIVTAQDLLRLQGTSPIAIVQELESQPSIDGLVDPAARIQSMVGAFLQEGVKTNHILRILNEVYDRLIRQVVSLEERRVGRAPLPYCFLSLGCAGRKEQVFMLTQRNALLFADPPSPEAAETAARYFGELSHAVVRALERLGFPAREGSASVHEACPFHSSTAWKNRFFEWIERADRGSIEASLPVLDFRARFGDETLAEDLRSAVFDRIARHRIFLNVMGLTIVKTSPPISAFKRFILEKEGQHKGCFDLKQKGLKPLVDMVRLYALEEGIRETSTCERLDALRERSQHLRPYCQELEYAFEIMSGLWIRTQHEQYSAGAGAASSFLDPDRLNRLERQALRAIFTFIAKLQFLVQERHEPIKI is encoded by the coding sequence ATGGACCGGGAAGACATCATCCGCTTTTTGACACGCTCACCCCTCTTTCAGGATCTGGAGCCCGGGATCCTGCAAGACCTGGCCGACCGCCTGGAGGTGGAAACCCACCGTGGGGGCAGCGTCATCCATGAACCTGCCGGGCCGGCCGTCGACCGTCTCCGAATCATCAAAGAAGGGGCGGTCAAGATCACGCTCCCTTTCGGCCGCAACGACGACGCTCTGATCGACTATCGGGGCACCGGTGAGATCCTCGGCTTTCTCTCCCTGCTGACCGGCGGACGGCCCCGTGGAGAGGCCGTTACCCTTGAAGACACGACCTTTTTCGTGCTCGATCGGGCGACCACCCTGAATCTTCTCAAGAGCCAGCCGGCCTTCGCCCAGCAGTTCTTCTCGGATTTCTACAACCGTTATGTCCACAAGCCCCACCGGGAGATCGGAAAGAAGAAGCTCCTCTACGGGGGAGGCGAAAGGCTTCTTTTCACGACGCCGGTCGGAGAACTGGTCAAACGGGCCTTGATCACCGCCTCCGAGGATATCTCCATCCGCGAGGCCGCCGAGATCATGATGGCCCACCGGATCGGCTCCCTCGTCCTTTTGAACGCGCTCGGTCTGCCGTCGGGGATCGTCACCAACAAAGATTTCCGGGACCGCGTGGTCTCCCGGAACCGGGACGTCTCGCAACCCGTGCGGCGCATCCAGAGCGTCTCCCTCGTCAAGGCCGAGGCAGCCGAACACTGCATCGAGGCCCTCTTCAAGATGCTGCATTACAACATCCGGCACCTCCTGGTGGTCGAGGGCGGCCGGCTCAAAGGCATCGTGACCGCCCAGGACCTTCTGCGCCTCCAGGGGACCTCGCCGATCGCCATCGTGCAGGAACTCGAGAGCCAACCTTCCATTGACGGTCTGGTGGACCCCGCCGCGAGGATCCAGTCCATGGTCGGCGCCTTCCTCCAGGAGGGGGTCAAGACCAACCACATCCTCAGGATCCTGAACGAGGTTTACGACCGGCTGATCCGGCAGGTGGTGAGCCTGGAGGAACGCCGGGTGGGACGCGCCCCTCTGCCTTACTGCTTCCTGTCCCTCGGTTGTGCAGGCCGTAAGGAGCAGGTCTTTATGCTCACCCAGCGAAATGCCCTCCTCTTCGCAGACCCGCCCTCCCCCGAGGCGGCGGAGACGGCGGCCCGCTATTTCGGCGAGCTTTCCCACGCCGTTGTGCGCGCCCTGGAACGGCTGGGCTTCCCCGCCAGGGAGGGAAGCGCATCCGTCCATGAGGCCTGCCCCTTCCATTCTTCCACCGCCTGGAAAAACCGCTTTTTCGAATGGATCGAGCGGGCGGACCGCGGCTCCATCGAGGCCTCACTGCCGGTCCTCGACTTCCGCGCGCGCTTCGGCGACGAAACCCTGGCCGAAGACCTGAGGAGCGCGGTTTTCGACCGGATCGCCCGACACCGCATCTTTCTGAACGTCATGGGCCTCACGATCGTCAAGACTTCCCCTCCCATCAGCGCCTTCAAGCGGTTCATCCTCGAAAAGGAAGGCCAACACAAGGGATGTTTCGACCTGAAGCAGAAGGGGTTGAAGCCGCTCGTCGACATGGTCCGCCTGTACGCCCTGGAGGAAGGGATCCGGGAGACCTCGACTTGCGAAAGGCTCGACGCCCTCAGGGAGCGCTCTCAGCACCTACGGCCGTACTGCCAGGAACTGGAGTACGCCTTCGAGATCATGAGCGGCCTCTGGATTCGGACCCAGCACGAACAATACTCCGCGGGCGCGGGCGCGGCGTCCTCCTTTCTCGATCCGGACCGTCTCAACCGGCTCGAGAGGCAGGCCCTGCGCGCCATCTTCACCTTCATCGCCAAGCTCCAGTTCCTCGTCCAGGAAAGGCACGAACCGATAAAGATCTGA
- a CDS encoding hypothetical protein (Evidence 5 : Unknown function): MDIVNQFSERGRARTRDAASPDQGKSPVVLHKVTGRLDVGRPREILLGIDVRRHAETEGETAPPAHRAARDRSKRIGRMCEPALPPAMRVALHARKQAEMPRAGMLGRRVSGIVL, translated from the coding sequence ATGGATATCGTTAATCAATTTTCTGAAAGAGGGCGCGCTCGGACCCGCGATGCGGCCTCTCCGGATCAGGGGAAGAGCCCTGTCGTGTTACATAAAGTAACCGGGCGCCTGGATGTAGGGCGCCCCAGGGAGATCCTGCTCGGTATCGACGTTCGGCGACATGCGGAGACGGAGGGTGAAACCGCCCCCCCCGCACATCGAGCCGCCAGGGACCGCAGCAAGCGTATAGGTAGAATGTGCGAACCTGCCCTCCCCCCGGCAATGCGGGTTGCGTTGCATGCCCGGAAACAGGCAGAGATGCCGCGCGCGGGGATGCTAGGAAGGAGGGTCTCCGGGATCGTCCTGTAA
- a CDS encoding hypothetical protein (Evidence 5 : Unknown function), with the protein MRTCPPPGNAGCVACPETGRDAARGDARKEGLRDRPVRGRAVGEDELFRRAVEAARETFRGALLLVANETVDEEKR; encoded by the coding sequence GTGCGAACCTGCCCTCCCCCCGGCAATGCGGGTTGCGTTGCATGCCCGGAAACAGGCAGAGATGCCGCGCGCGGGGATGCTAGGAAGGAGGGTCTCCGGGATCGTCCTGTAAGAGGCAGGGCTGTGGGTGAAGACGAGCTTTTTCGTAGAGCGGTCGAGGCCGCCCGAGAGACATTTCGAGGTGCGTTACTTTTGGTAGCAAACGAGACGGTGGATGAGGAAAAAAGGTAA
- a CDS encoding DnaJ-class molecular chaperone with C-terminal Zn finger domain, translating into MKRYREITAAREVLGLPERATLKQIKTHYRMLLEKWHPDRSADDADERHEMTRRIIEAYRTIMDYCDHYRYSFEEDDIRKNLSPEDWLIERFGEPLWGDGPNKD; encoded by the coding sequence ATGAAAAGATACCGTGAAATCACTGCCGCGAGAGAGGTCCTCGGTCTGCCGGAAAGGGCGACCCTGAAGCAGATCAAGACCCACTACCGCATGCTTCTCGAAAAATGGCATCCCGACCGCTCGGCGGACGATGCCGATGAACGTCATGAGATGACCCGCCGGATCATCGAGGCCTACCGGACGATCATGGATTACTGCGACCATTATCGATACTCCTTCGAAGAAGACGATATCAGGAAGAATCTCTCTCCCGAAGACTGGCTCATCGAGCGCTTCGGAGAGCCCCTCTGGGGCGATGGCCCGAACAAGGACTAG
- the atoC gene encoding Acetoacetate metabolism regulatory protein AtoC: MPERILIVEDEAALCESLRRVFERDGYDVSTAGNAEAGLLLYEAGGHDLILCDILLPGMDGIEFLEAVRKRCPEQIVIVMTAYASIETAVGALRAGAHDYILKPVIHEEIKRLVRMALNQRSLQSENALLRKQLEERHDFQNILGASTAIQGLIEQVKRVADSRSNILVLGETGTGKELFTRAIHHNSPRRSKPFIPINCSAIPDHLLESELFGYVKGAFTGATQTKRGLFEEADEGTVFLDEIADLSPHLQAKLLRVIDDHEIRPLGSTQSRKVDLRFIAATNRDVIQAVREGTLREDLFYRLNVVTLHLPPLRERKEDIPILAAQFIAKFAQELGKRVRDLDPAAARLLREYPWPGNVRELQNIIERAVLITDGPLIRPEHLPEGLKTGGTFTGQSLEEGLSIEAYTKAFIRRYQGTLTEQQLADRLGITRKALWEKRKRWDLTR; this comes from the coding sequence ATGCCCGAGCGTATCCTCATCGTCGAAGACGAAGCGGCCCTGTGCGAGTCGCTGCGGCGGGTGTTCGAGCGCGACGGGTACGACGTCTCGACCGCCGGCAACGCCGAGGCGGGCCTGCTCCTCTACGAGGCGGGGGGGCACGATCTGATCCTCTGCGACATCCTCCTGCCGGGGATGGACGGCATCGAATTCCTCGAGGCGGTCAGGAAACGCTGCCCCGAGCAGATCGTGATCGTCATGACGGCCTACGCCTCGATCGAGACGGCGGTCGGCGCGTTGAGGGCCGGCGCCCACGACTATATCCTGAAGCCGGTGATCCACGAGGAGATCAAACGCCTGGTCCGGATGGCGCTCAATCAGCGGTCGCTCCAGTCGGAGAATGCGCTGCTCCGCAAACAGCTCGAAGAACGCCACGATTTCCAGAACATCCTCGGCGCGAGCACCGCGATCCAGGGGTTGATCGAACAGGTCAAACGGGTCGCCGATTCACGCAGCAACATCCTGGTGCTGGGGGAAACCGGGACGGGCAAGGAGCTTTTCACCCGCGCCATTCATCACAACAGCCCGCGGCGGAGCAAACCCTTCATTCCCATCAACTGCAGCGCCATCCCCGATCACCTGCTCGAATCGGAGCTGTTCGGCTATGTGAAAGGGGCCTTCACCGGGGCGACCCAGACCAAGCGCGGGCTTTTCGAAGAGGCCGATGAGGGGACCGTCTTCCTGGACGAGATCGCCGACCTCAGCCCCCACCTTCAGGCGAAGCTCCTGCGCGTGATCGACGACCACGAAATCCGGCCGCTCGGCTCCACCCAGAGCCGCAAGGTCGATCTCCGGTTTATCGCCGCCACCAACCGGGATGTGATCCAGGCCGTGCGGGAAGGGACCCTGCGCGAGGATCTTTTCTACCGTCTGAACGTCGTCACCCTGCACCTTCCGCCCCTCAGAGAGCGGAAGGAAGACATCCCCATTCTGGCGGCTCAGTTCATCGCCAAATTCGCCCAGGAACTCGGGAAGCGGGTCCGCGACCTGGACCCGGCCGCCGCTCGTCTCCTGAGGGAATACCCCTGGCCCGGCAACGTGCGCGAACTCCAGAACATCATCGAACGGGCCGTCCTGATCACCGACGGCCCGCTGATCCGCCCCGAACACCTCCCCGAAGGCCTGAAGACCGGAGGGACGTTCACCGGACAGTCTTTGGAAGAGGGCCTCTCCATCGAGGCCTACACCAAGGCCTTCATCCGCCGTTACCAGGGCACCCTGACCGAGCAGCAACTGGCCGACCGCCTGGGCATCACCCGCAAGGCCCTCTGGGAAAAGCGCAAGCGCTGGGATCTAACCCGCTAG